GGTCCTTCGCTGATGCAGCAATGACCGGACCGAAGTCGCTGGCCTTATTCATGCTGTGCCCGACGGTGAGTTTGTTGATCCGCTCTTTGAGCTTGGCAACCAGCGCGTCGGCCGTCTTTTCGCCCACCGGCACTGCGACTGATATCGCCATGCAGCGTTCGCCCGCGGAGCCGTAAGCCGCGCCGATCAAGGCGTCAGCGGTCATATCCAGATCGGCGTCCGGAAGGATCACCATGTGGTTCTTGGCTCCGCCGAAGCACTGGGCACGCTTGCCCTGCGCGGCGGCCGTCGCGTAGATGTACTGAGCGATCGGCGTGGAGCCAACGAAACCAATTGCTTTGACGCGCGGGTCCTCAAGGAGAGCGTCAACGGCTTCCTTGTCGCCGTTGATCACGTTGAACACGCCGTCCGGCAACCCTGCTTCGGTGAGTAGTTCCGCCAGACGAAGAGGAACGGACGGATCGCGTTCGGAAGGCTTGAGGACGAAGGCGTTGCCGGCAGCCAACGCGGGTCCAGCCTGCCACAGGGGGATCATGGCTGGAAAATTGAAGGGGCTGATGCCCGCGACGACGCCGAGCGGCTTCCGCAGGGAGTGGACGTCGATTCCCGTCCCGACACTGTCGGAGAACTCACCCTTCAACAAATGAGCAGCCGCTCCAGCTGAGAATTCCACGACCTCAAGGCCACGCTGGATGTCCCCCTTCGCATCGGCAAAGGTCTTGCCGTGCTCAGATGAGAGCATTTCAGCGAGCTCGTCCAGATGTTCATTGACGAGTGCGACGAACTTCAGCAGGATTCGGCCGCGGCGCTGCGGGTTCATCGCTGACCATTCCGCGTGACCCTTTTCGGCATTGGCCACAGACTCGCTTACCTCTGCGGGGGTGGCAAGCGGGACACGTGCCTGCACCTGTCCGGTGCAGGGGTCAAAGACGTCGCCGAAGCGCTTGGACGTGCCCTCCGTGCGTGTTCCGCCAATGTAGTGCGTGAGTACGTTGACCATGAAATGCTCCTTTGCTTCTGGATCACTGGCCTCGGTTCCGTGGGCTGGGTGATCCATCATCTGGTCGAAGGTCTGGGGGATTCCAGCTTTCTGCTGGGCCGTTGATTCAGCGTCCCACCGCCTCAACGGTGCGAACAAGCGCAGTTAAAGCAGATGCCATGTGCATACGTGCACATGGCATCAGCGATGGGTCGGCCCTTGTTCCGACGGTTAGGCCATCAGTTCGTCTTGGCGGCTGCGGACTTCCGACAGAACGGCCTTGATGACGGCCTGGACGGCAGGGGAGCGAAGTGATTCTGGTCTGGCCGCGGCCCAGAAACTGAGCCGCCGTTCAAAACCATGCGGCAGTACGGGGACAAAACCCGGGAGTCCGTAGACCATGAAGGAGGGCAGGAGGCCGATTCCGCCGTTATGTCGAACCGCCTCCAGCTGGGCAAAGAGGCTTGTTGCCTGAAAGTTTGCCGGACTCTCTGTCAGGGTTTGCGAACGGTGCCCTATTTCGACAACTTGAAGAAGTGACTCCACGTAGGACACGAAGCTGTGGCTTTGAAGTTCCGGAAGTGTTTGGGGCGTCCCGCGCTCTTTCAGGTAATTTGGGCTGGCATAAAGGCGGAGGACGTAGTCAGCGAGGAAGATTGTCTCAGTTCTCCCCGCCTCCACGATGCCGGCGACAATCTCAAGATCCACGCCGGACCTGTTCCGGCTCAGCTTGCGTGTGGCATTGAGCATTTCGATCCGGAGCAAGGGGTTTCTGCGCTGAAGCCGCACGAGCGCCGGCGTCACGAACATGGGTCCGAACACGTCGGGGGTGCTGATCCTGACCAAACCCGAGAGCGAATCGGAAGTGCGTTCCAAGCCGGCCGCAAGGCCTCCCAAGCTTCGCTCAACGCCCTCTGCCGCAGCGACCGCCTGTCGTCCCAACTCGGTCAGCTCCCAACCATAGGGAGTGCGTTCCAGGGTGCGGCCGCCCAGACGTTTATCCAAGGCGATGATCCGCCTCGAGATGGTGGTGTGGGTGGTTTCCAGCGCCTCAGCGACCGCGTTGAATCTACCCAAGCGGGCAACAGTGAGCAGGACGAGAAGATCGTCTGCGCTTGGAAGTCCTTTAAAGTCCAACGTTTCGCCTCCTGTGCATCAACGCACACTATGTCTGCCTAAACAAACCTTTAGTAGGACTTCCTAGTATCTACTAGGAAGTCCTACTATGAGGACCTGGTGCGTTTCTGCTGCCAGTAAGCCCAGTCAAGCTACTCCTGTCAAGGATGAAAGGACACATGCCCATGAAACTGGAAGAAAGAGTCCGCAACCTGCCCGACGAAGTGGCGCCAACCATAGTGCCGCCTTTCCCTGATGCCGACATGATGCATATCTTGGATCTGCTCCCACCGGCCGAGCGTTCCCGGCTGTTGGACATCCGTAGATTTCTTCAGGAGGACGTCCGGGCAGCAACCATTGACTATTGGAACAGGGAGGAGTTCCCGTTCGAGCTCCTGCCCAAGCTCGGAGCCTATGGATTGGGAGGCTTGCAAACGGACGGAACATCAGTCCTGTTTAAGGGACTCGTATATGTTGAGGTCGCTCGAGCGGACGTCTCACTGTCAGCCCTGGTAGGCATCCACAATGAACTCATCGTGGGAATGATTAACGCATTGGGGTCGCAGGCCCAAAAAGACCGTTGGCTCCCTGGTCTGACCTCATTCCGGCAACTCGGCGCATTTGCCCTCACGGAGCCGGACCATGGTTCAGATATAGCCGGCGGCGTTGAGACTACTGCCCGCCTTGAAGGCGGGGAATGGGTCATCGATGGTGCAAAACGCTGGATAGGCTCGGGTACTGTCGCCGACTTCGCTTTGGTCTGGGCCCGGGATGTCGCGGATGGGCAGATTAAGGGCTTCATTGTTGAGACGGATCGCCCCGGATACTCGGCAACGAAAATCTGCAACAAGATCGGTTTGCGGATCATGCAAAACGCCCACATCGAGTTGCGGTCCGTGCGGATTCCCGAAGCAAACCTCCTGCCGGGAGCGACCGACTTCTCGAAAGCAAACGACCTCTTGCGGGATTCCCGGGCATGGGTAGGCTGGCAGGCCGCCGGCATTCAGCTCGCGGCATTTGATATCGCCCGCGCCTACTCGCTGAAGCGAAAGCAGTTTGGTCGGGAACTCGCTAAGTTCCAACTGGTACAGCAACAGCTGGCCGAGATCATCGGGAACGCCACGGCGTCGCTCGGATTGATGGCACACCTGGCGAGAATACAGACCGATGGAAAGCTTGAGATGGCCCAAGCCGCCATGAGCAAGGCAACCACCACCCGGATGGCGAGGGCTTCGGTAGCCATGGGCAGATCCCTGCTTGGCGGAAACGGGATAAGCAGCGACTACGAAATGGGCAAGCTGCTGGGGGACGCCGAGATCCTCTACACATACGAGGGAACCTACGAGATGAATTCACTCATTGTCGGCCGTGCCGTCACCGGAAAATCCGCATTCGTCTAGTCCTGAGCTGATCGGAACGCACTATACGTATGCGGCGGCATTCACCGTGAGCGTTGGACGGTGGAATCGCGGGAGGAGGACTAGTTCCACCGCTTTGGGGGCTGGGATGTGTGGTCAGTGCGCAGAGCTGGTGTCGAGGTCTTCCATGGCCCAGGTGAGGACCCGGAGATCGAATCGTGGCAACCGCAGTGCTCCGTGAACGAAGGCGTCGAATTCGGGTTCGGAAGCGTTCCCGCCTTCAGCCCAGTACCTGAGCCATAGACGCTCAAGGGTGATTTCGTGTTTCGCTATGAGCTGTCGTGCTGTCTTCCGTGGGTCATCCATGCCGTATCCCCAGTGTCGTTGATGATCTTCAGCGGCTCAATGGTCAGTTTACTTACGATGCCGGATTTCCTCGACATCCGCGCCCAAAAAGCTGATGCGAAAAGGGGAATGGATTCCCAACATCAGCGGGATTCTGCTGGGAGTGACAGGATTCGCTTCGAACGCTGTGGATCGAGGCGGTAGAGCAACTGAACGCTGACCTTAAGGCGGCTATGACCTCCCGGACCACCATAGTCCTGGCTTGCGGCGGGCAGGTTTCAGGCCGGATTCTTGAGCGATTACAGTTTGAGAGTGAATTTCCACGCATTCAAGCGCTTCATCGATCTCGCACCTGCTGCTGTCGATGCAGAGCCTGTCGTCCAGGTTGAAGAACAGAACAGCGACTACGAATCCGGGGTTGCACGCATCGGGAACGAGCAGTGGCGAATCCGCACCGCCCGGATCACACCGACGAAGCCGG
This window of the Arthrobacter sp. StoSoilB5 genome carries:
- a CDS encoding CoA-acylating methylmalonate-semialdehyde dehydrogenase; translated protein: MVNVLTHYIGGTRTEGTSKRFGDVFDPCTGQVQARVPLATPAEVSESVANAEKGHAEWSAMNPQRRGRILLKFVALVNEHLDELAEMLSSEHGKTFADAKGDIQRGLEVVEFSAGAAAHLLKGEFSDSVGTGIDVHSLRKPLGVVAGISPFNFPAMIPLWQAGPALAAGNAFVLKPSERDPSVPLRLAELLTEAGLPDGVFNVINGDKEAVDALLEDPRVKAIGFVGSTPIAQYIYATAAAQGKRAQCFGGAKNHMVILPDADLDMTADALIGAAYGSAGERCMAISVAVPVGEKTADALVAKLKERINKLTVGHSMNKASDFGPVIAASAKDRIESYIAAGQDSGATLVVDGRGPTVEGYEGGFWVGPTLFDHVTPEMSIYKEEIFGPVLSVVRAEDYDEALRLCNEHEFGNGVAVFTRDGDAARDFSSRVEVGMVGINVPLPVPIAYYTFGGWKASGFGDLNQHGPDAFRFYTKTKTVTSRWPSGIRGGASFVMPAGS
- a CDS encoding LysR family transcriptional regulator; translation: MDFKGLPSADDLLVLLTVARLGRFNAVAEALETTHTTISRRIIALDKRLGGRTLERTPYGWELTELGRQAVAAAEGVERSLGGLAAGLERTSDSLSGLVRISTPDVFGPMFVTPALVRLQRRNPLLRIEMLNATRKLSRNRSGVDLEIVAGIVEAGRTETIFLADYVLRLYASPNYLKERGTPQTLPELQSHSFVSYVESLLQVVEIGHRSQTLTESPANFQATSLFAQLEAVRHNGGIGLLPSFMVYGLPGFVPVLPHGFERRLSFWAAARPESLRSPAVQAVIKAVLSEVRSRQDELMA
- a CDS encoding acyl-CoA dehydrogenase family protein; translated protein: MKLEERVRNLPDEVAPTIVPPFPDADMMHILDLLPPAERSRLLDIRRFLQEDVRAATIDYWNREEFPFELLPKLGAYGLGGLQTDGTSVLFKGLVYVEVARADVSLSALVGIHNELIVGMINALGSQAQKDRWLPGLTSFRQLGAFALTEPDHGSDIAGGVETTARLEGGEWVIDGAKRWIGSGTVADFALVWARDVADGQIKGFIVETDRPGYSATKICNKIGLRIMQNAHIELRSVRIPEANLLPGATDFSKANDLLRDSRAWVGWQAAGIQLAAFDIARAYSLKRKQFGRELAKFQLVQQQLAEIIGNATASLGLMAHLARIQTDGKLEMAQAAMSKATTTRMARASVAMGRSLLGGNGISSDYEMGKLLGDAEILYTYEGTYEMNSLIVGRAVTGKSAFV